The following proteins are encoded in a genomic region of Arachis stenosperma cultivar V10309 chromosome 4, arast.V10309.gnm1.PFL2, whole genome shotgun sequence:
- the LOC130973347 gene encoding pathogenesis-related protein 10-like, with amino-acid sequence MGVVTQEYATPAAVPPARLFKAMSLDIHNLFPKIVEPIQSIEFTQGDGGAGTIKKLTILEGGESKYVLHRVDEIDAEKFVYNFSIIGGTGLAETLEKIQFESQLVETPNGGSLRKVHVQFFTKGDAKMSEQDLKASQAKVEGLVKLVETFLLANPDY; translated from the exons ATGGGTGTTGTTACTCAAGAATATGCTACCCCTGCTGCTGTGCCACCTGCTAGGCTATTCAAAGCCATGTCTTTAGATATTCACAATCTCTTCCCTAAGATTGTCGAACCCATTCAAAGTATTGAGTTCACTCAGGGAGATGGAGGTGCTGGAACCATCAAGAAGCTCACCATCCTTGAAG GTGGGGAAAGCAAGTATGTTCTTCACAGAGTGGATGAAATTGATGCTGAAAAGTTTGTGTACAACTTCAGCATAATTGGGGGAACAGGGTTGGCTGAGACGTTGGAGAAGATCCAATTTGAGAGCCAATTGGTGGAAACACCCAACGGAGGGTCCCTTAGGAAGGTTCATGTTCAGTTCTTCACAAAGGGTGATGCTAAGATGAGTGAACAAGACCTTAAGGCTTCTCAAGCCAAAGTGGAAGGCCTTGTTAAGCTTGTTGAGACTTTCCTTTTGGCTAATCCTGATTATTAG